One part of the Proteiniborus sp. DW1 genome encodes these proteins:
- a CDS encoding DUF2877 domain-containing protein, with amino-acid sequence MNATAICKELYEYIQNNQPIGQVHSVFDNSFNVLDENNQFITFLGPSKPMSPNSIKIREKSSFLNSDIKQGQKLTFLKDYVLIEDSNIEVFYNKVSLWDKKPLLFLDGGLEKEFVENVLKKLNKMGSFIVKEGKKDGIAPLLKTLIGRIKGLELLLDNKMNLSKREEFIRERFLSFIDSYIMGDLDAIARKAGSIVGYGVGLTPSMDDFLSGIMVSQVYLSAYLNHDLSRTFEVNKAIIKHIKNKTTLISQEMMIHSSRGEVNEDVRNLMIFFITGSSLEDFYKCLKKVSDIGETSGIDMISGIYIGSCIALNQYLGGR; translated from the coding sequence ATGAATGCAACGGCCATTTGCAAGGAGCTATATGAATATATACAAAATAATCAACCAATAGGACAGGTTCATTCAGTATTTGATAATAGTTTCAATGTATTAGATGAGAACAATCAATTTATTACCTTTCTAGGACCAAGCAAACCCATGTCTCCGAACTCTATAAAAATTAGAGAAAAAAGCTCATTTTTAAATTCAGATATTAAACAAGGACAAAAGCTTACTTTTTTAAAAGATTATGTTTTAATAGAGGATAGCAATATAGAAGTTTTTTACAATAAAGTATCTTTGTGGGATAAGAAACCACTCTTATTTTTAGATGGTGGCTTAGAAAAGGAATTTGTGGAAAACGTTTTAAAAAAACTCAATAAAATGGGGAGTTTTATTGTTAAAGAAGGTAAAAAAGACGGTATTGCCCCATTACTAAAAACCCTTATAGGACGAATAAAAGGCTTGGAGCTCCTATTAGATAATAAGATGAATCTAAGTAAAAGAGAAGAATTTATTCGAGAAAGGTTTTTATCCTTTATTGATAGTTACATAATGGGAGACTTAGATGCCATTGCACGGAAGGCTGGCAGCATAGTAGGGTATGGAGTAGGTCTTACACCTTCTATGGATGATTTTTTATCTGGAATTATGGTATCACAAGTATATTTATCAGCGTATCTAAATCATGATTTATCAAGAACTTTTGAAGTAAATAAGGCTATCATTAAACATATAAAAAACAAGACAACCTTAATTAGTCAAGAGATGATGATACATTCGTCAAGGGGCGAAGTAAATGAGGATGTGAGAAATCTAATGATTTTCTTTATTACAGGCAGTTCTTTAGAGGATTTTTATAAATGTCTTAAAAAGGTTTCTGATATAGGAGAAACTTCTGGGATAGATATGATTTCTGGCATATACATAGGTAGCTGCATAGCACTTAACCAATACTTAGGAGGTAGATAA
- the fdrA gene encoding acyl-CoA synthetase FdrA, producing MSSVKYEIRKNTYYDSVTLMIISKEIKKIAGVHEALVGMGTDLNKELAENLGISHDDIRAITPNDFFVSVLADDNVQIEAISAEVERLLSAKKSNSDSDYMPPTLESALKHEPDSNIVVISVAGEYAAAEAKKALNNDLHVMLFSDNVTVEQERELKELACQKGLLMMGPDCGTAIINNVPLAFANVIKKGHIGIVGASGTGTQEVSVIIDKLGEGVSQVIGTGGRDLKSEIGGLMMLQGIEALKNDPQTKVIVLVSKPPAEEVAEKVLKAIENSPKPVVVDFIGGDRDLIEKYGAYACVSLEDAARKAVALLRGEEVKDFEGFDLSDKEIENIVNSEVSKLDKNQKYLRGFYTGGTLTDEAMKLLGKDFDIYSNIPLSPEFRLEDVRVSKEHTCIDFGDDEFTRGKPHPMIDPVSRVERLMKEDDEEVAVVLMDFVLGYGSHEDPVGEMLPAIKAAKDRMAAKGKYLCVIGSICGTENDPQSLEESQRRLEEAGVIVMPSNAQAVRLTGLILNKIK from the coding sequence ATGAGTAGCGTAAAATATGAAATTAGAAAAAATACCTACTATGATTCAGTAACACTGATGATTATTTCCAAGGAAATTAAGAAGATAGCTGGAGTACACGAGGCCCTAGTAGGTATGGGTACAGACTTAAACAAGGAACTAGCAGAGAATCTCGGAATTTCACATGACGATATAAGAGCAATTACACCAAATGATTTCTTTGTATCAGTATTAGCAGATGACAATGTTCAAATTGAAGCAATATCAGCAGAAGTAGAAAGACTACTTAGTGCAAAGAAAAGCAATAGTGATTCAGATTATATGCCACCGACACTAGAGTCAGCATTAAAGCATGAGCCAGATTCGAACATAGTAGTTATATCAGTTGCAGGTGAATATGCAGCAGCAGAAGCAAAGAAAGCTTTAAATAATGACCTGCATGTAATGCTGTTTAGTGACAACGTAACTGTAGAGCAAGAAAGAGAGCTTAAGGAACTAGCTTGTCAAAAAGGTCTTTTAATGATGGGACCAGACTGTGGTACAGCTATTATTAATAACGTGCCTTTGGCATTTGCAAATGTAATTAAAAAAGGACATATAGGAATAGTTGGAGCATCAGGGACTGGAACACAGGAAGTATCAGTTATCATAGATAAGCTAGGTGAAGGGGTATCACAAGTAATAGGAACTGGCGGCAGAGACCTAAAATCAGAAATAGGTGGACTTATGATGCTACAAGGTATAGAGGCATTAAAGAATGACCCGCAAACAAAAGTTATAGTACTAGTATCTAAGCCTCCAGCAGAGGAAGTAGCAGAAAAGGTATTAAAAGCTATAGAAAATTCTCCGAAGCCAGTAGTCGTAGACTTTATAGGTGGAGATAGGGACCTTATAGAAAAATATGGTGCATATGCATGTGTATCACTTGAAGATGCTGCTAGAAAAGCAGTAGCACTTTTAAGAGGAGAAGAAGTTAAAGACTTTGAGGGATTTGATCTATCAGATAAAGAAATAGAAAACATAGTAAATAGTGAAGTATCTAAACTAGATAAGAATCAAAAATACCTTAGAGGATTTTATACAGGAGGAACATTAACAGACGAAGCAATGAAGCTTCTTGGAAAAGACTTTGATATATATTCAAATATTCCACTTTCACCTGAATTTAGACTTGAAGATGTTAGAGTAAGCAAAGAGCATACATGTATAGATTTTGGTGATGACGAGTTTACAAGAGGAAAGCCTCACCCAATGATAGATCCAGTATCTAGAGTAGAACGTCTAATGAAGGAAGATGACGAAGAAGTAGCAGTAGTGCTAATGGATTTTGTATTAGGATATGGCTCCCATGAAGATCCAGTAGGAGAAATGCTTCCAGCTATAAAAGCAGCTAAAGATAGAATGGCTGCAAAAGGTAAGTATCTTTGTGTTATAGGTTCAATTTGCGGTACAGAAAATGATCCACAAAGCTTGGAGGAATCACAAAGAAGATTAGAAGAAGCAGGAGTTATAGTGATGCCTTCAAATGCACAAGCTGTAAGATTAACAGGACTTATCCTTAACAAAATTAAGTAG
- a CDS encoding fdrA domain protein has translation MSKINELFNKEVKVVNIGLESFYNDLKKQKVSVIHVNWRPAAGGNKKMASLLSRLK, from the coding sequence ATGTCAAAGATAAATGAACTATTCAATAAAGAAGTAAAAGTAGTCAATATTGGACTGGAATCATTTTACAATGATTTAAAAAAACAAAAAGTTTCAGTTATCCATGTAAATTGGAGACCGGCAGCAGGTGGAAATAAGAAAATGGCATCACTTTTATCTAGATTGAAATAG
- a CDS encoding DUF1116 domain-containing protein, translated as MIAEKIAQANKEAVERLLNAQPTLVGIGTAGQNIPGMTKKTVLHAGPPVTWDKMSGPLRGAVIGGLIYEGLATNEEEAIKLAESGEITFDPCHHHDAVGPMAGVVTYSMPVWIVQNKTYGNYAYCTLNEGLGKVLRFGSYGEEVITRLKWMENTLAPVLRATLELCGEIDLKTMIAQVVQMGDEGHNRNKAGTSLLIRELAPYIVQTKFSEQDKVDVLKFMHSNDHFFLNLTMPAAKCSLEPMKGIKYSTLVYTMARNGTEFGIRVAGLGDRWFTAPAEIINGLYFPGYTEKDANPDIGDSAITETCGIGGFAMAAAIPIVQFVGGVPQDALNYSKSMYEITEAENNTYKIPVLDFRGTATGIDIQKVIETGIRPIINTGIAHKDAGVGQVGAGLVHPPMKCFEDALEAFVEQLEAEGAL; from the coding sequence ATGATAGCAGAAAAGATTGCACAGGCCAATAAAGAGGCTGTTGAACGTTTGCTAAATGCTCAACCTACTCTTGTTGGAATAGGAACAGCTGGACAAAATATACCAGGAATGACTAAAAAGACTGTATTACATGCAGGACCACCGGTAACATGGGATAAAATGAGTGGACCATTAAGAGGAGCTGTTATAGGAGGACTTATTTATGAAGGACTTGCTACTAATGAAGAAGAAGCTATAAAGTTGGCGGAATCTGGAGAAATAACATTTGATCCATGCCATCATCATGATGCAGTAGGACCAATGGCAGGAGTTGTAACTTACTCAATGCCAGTATGGATAGTACAAAACAAGACATATGGAAACTATGCTTACTGTACACTAAATGAAGGCTTAGGAAAAGTTCTTCGTTTTGGATCATATGGTGAAGAAGTTATTACTAGACTTAAATGGATGGAAAATACATTGGCACCAGTACTTAGAGCTACATTAGAGTTATGTGGAGAAATTGACCTAAAAACTATGATAGCTCAAGTAGTTCAAATGGGTGACGAAGGACATAACAGAAATAAAGCTGGTACATCATTATTAATAAGAGAATTAGCTCCATATATAGTACAGACTAAATTCTCTGAGCAAGATAAAGTAGATGTTCTAAAGTTCATGCATAGCAATGACCACTTCTTCTTAAACCTAACTATGCCAGCAGCTAAATGTTCACTAGAGCCAATGAAAGGTATTAAATACAGTACATTAGTATATACAATGGCTAGAAATGGTACTGAATTTGGTATTAGAGTAGCAGGTTTAGGAGATAGATGGTTTACAGCACCAGCAGAAATTATTAATGGATTATACTTCCCTGGCTATACAGAGAAGGATGCTAACCCAGACATTGGTGACAGTGCTATAACAGAAACATGTGGTATTGGTGGCTTTGCAATGGCAGCAGCTATACCTATAGTACAATTCGTAGGCGGAGTACCACAAGATGCACTTAACTACTCAAAATCAATGTATGAAATTACCGAAGCAGAAAATAACACATATAAAATTCCAGTTCTTGATTTTAGAGGTACTGCTACGGGTATAGATATTCAAAAGGTCATTGAAACAGGCATACGCCCAATAATAAATACAGGTATTGCTCATAAGGATGCTGGAGTTGGTCAAGTAGGAGCAGGATTGGTTCATCCACCAATGAAATGCTTTGAAGATGCACTAGAAGCTTTTGTAGAACAATTAGAAGCTGAAGGCGCATTATAA
- a CDS encoding cyclase family protein gives MLLQNWNKVKMYDLTQNTSHLTPPWPTYEPLQVKFFKRLSPNGANGQLITTSNHVGTHLDGPLHFDTAGDDIASLPLNKLVGPGVIVDLSDIAEDYGIYTPQDIMDRVEVRKGDILIINTGYHKYGWDQPEADEKRYMLRHPGPSMDFVDWVKEMEIAWIGVDCGSADHPMNTKIRDWEPREAEACDKYLREKYGKGLDEMYPWPNVYQAMHIMVFPKPHEIIHAENLGGEIDKVLNRRMIIGCFPWKFEGGESAFCRIVAFDVEE, from the coding sequence ATGTTATTACAAAACTGGAACAAAGTTAAAATGTATGATTTAACTCAAAACACAAGCCATTTAACACCACCATGGCCAACATATGAACCACTACAAGTTAAATTCTTCAAGAGATTATCACCAAATGGTGCTAATGGACAATTGATCACTACATCAAATCACGTTGGAACACACTTAGATGGTCCTTTACACTTTGATACAGCTGGTGATGATATAGCTTCATTACCACTTAATAAATTAGTAGGACCTGGAGTTATAGTTGACTTATCAGACATAGCTGAAGACTATGGAATCTACACTCCACAAGATATCATGGACAGAGTGGAAGTTAGAAAAGGTGACATTCTTATAATCAATACTGGATACCACAAATATGGTTGGGATCAACCAGAAGCTGATGAAAAAAGATATATGCTAAGACACCCAGGACCATCAATGGACTTCGTTGATTGGGTAAAAGAAATGGAGATAGCTTGGATAGGTGTTGACTGTGGTTCTGCTGACCATCCAATGAACACTAAGATTCGTGACTGGGAGCCAAGAGAAGCAGAAGCATGTGACAAATATCTAAGAGAAAAATACGGAAAAGGCTTAGACGAAATGTATCCATGGCCAAACGTATACCAAGCAATGCATATAATGGTATTTCCAAAACCACACGAAATAATCCACGCTGAGAACCTTGGTGGAGAAATAGATAAAGTACTTAATAGACGTATGATAATTGGATGCTTCCCATGGAAATTTGAAGGTGGAGAATCAGCATTCTGCCGTATAGTAGCATTTGATGTTGAAGAATAA